The segment CCTCTCTCGGCGGCCAAGTTCAGGTGAGTGAGTGCGGGGAGTTTGAAGCGGTTTACTGTGTTGAGTCTCCCTCCATCTCTTACAAAGACGTCGGCGTCGTCGGGACGATCTGCATTGTGGCGCAGGCGCATGTTGCAGTAGAATTGATGAAGCCCACCTGGATTTACGCCCTCCCTCTCGTCTTCCTCTGAGTCCTCTACGAATGTATTGAAAAACTGTGGTGCTCCTCTTCCTGGTCGTGGTCGAAGTGGCTCATTCACTCGGACAATGAGCCCACTTTCTCGGTTGTTCTCTTGAATGTCGATCACTACTTGTCTCCTCACACCCAAAGCCTCTGCTAACATGTTGGGATCGAACCCTGCCAGAACATTACCTCCATATCTCTGCCCTTCTCCCTGCCTCTCTCTCCTTTCCCGAGTTGCAGAGGATCCCGCCAAAAAGAAGGGCTGCCATTGCAATTTGGGTTCGATTCAGGATCATtgaaaaaggaattaggatttgaTTGCAAATGGCATTGAAAGAGAAAATcccaattttgatttgatttaaaatgggaattggaaaagaaaaaagaaaaggggatgaatgaaatgaaatgctttaGGATTTGATTGCAAATGTGCATTGAAAAAGAAAATCCCAATTTTGATTTGAttgcaaaagaaaaaagaaaaggggatgaatgaaatgaaatgctttaGAATTTGATTGCAAATGGGCATTGAAAAAGAAAATCccgatgaatgaaatgaaatgcttacgCGGTAACGTTTGTCGAGCTGGTTCTGATGGTTGGAGGCGTCGGCAATGGCCACGGTTCGGAGAGGAGTGTCGCCATCATTATACCACCAGTACGCCACCCCTGCATAGATGGCTACCACGTCTCCTCTTCTCACTCTTCTTATCTTCTGCGAGCTTTCTTCCCGAGCACGCTCACGCTCGTGCCTCGAACACTCTTCctcccttcctcttcctctttgctcTTCTTCTCCCTCTCCTCCTCGTCCTCgttctcctcttcctcttccttctcctcctctcctcctttgGCACTCTCCTTCTTCTTCAAAAGGAGACCGCCTGAAAGTCTCGGGACACCCAGGAAAAACCACACCCAACCACCCCTGACCTGAACAATCATAAATACCCATATCAGCAATTCAACTCATATCAGCAATTCAATTCATACCCACATGAGCTCATGTGGGCAATCTAGTTCATACACATATCAGCAATTTAGTTCTTAAGGCATACCCTACCCACATCAGCAATTCAAATCATACCCACATCAGCAATTAAACACATATCAGCAATCTAATTCAGACCCATATCATCAATGTAGTTCATAAGTCATACCCACATCAGCAATTTAGTTCACAAGTCATACCGACATCAGCAAATTCAAATGGAATGAACAGAAAGCTGTGAAGATCCATTATGGCCTAGTCCCTACCCTCAACGACGTATCTAATTTCAGGAACGTTAGAGAACCTCTGGAGCGCGAGGCAATCTCTTTCGACAGTCTCTCTGATAAACTCAACACCTGCGCAGTCCAATTCATCATTATCTTGCCTGGTAGAGAGCTCGATAGTGCCACCCTCTGATCTGATCGTCTCATAAGGCTGTTGGGCACTCAGATGCTGCGTTCTGCAGCTTTGCTGCTGCTGCATCTGCCCCTCTCGCTGCTGTTGCTGTTGGCCATTAACCACCTCCGCAAGTGACCAGCAGCACAAGAACAGTAGCACCAAGGCTCTCATGTTTTTCTCCATTGGATTTCTTACACTACACTGATTATACATGCTCGCTTCTTTAGTGCTTTTATAGCACAGCAGTGGCGATACTATTAAGGCTCCGTTTGATCAAGAAAGACAGATGGAAGTGAGGTTTAAACAAAACAATAGTGGTCTATGAGGTGTCAATGCGGCAGCAAGCAGCCGCATCGTGTGATGCGGCTACCCTGCCATGTTTCCCTCAGACCAAAACCAACCTCACAAATGTCTAAGAAATTTCATGCCTCACAGTTTTTCATACGGTTTTTTCTGGAATGGTTATTCTTCCCTACCTCTAACATCTAGAGTTAAATACACCACCCAATGATGTAGTAACTAGCAATTGCACGCAAATATGCAAGTGAAAACGAAGAGCAAAAGGATCCACACAAAGAAACAAATTTACCAAGTATTGGAACCTATATTGCTTTGCTGCAATCAATGGAGACACAACCTAGAGAGCCATAGAAGGGATGTTACATTGCATTCTATGTTGAATTCATGAAAGGAAAAAGATGACTACAGTGTTTGGATGGGAATCCTCGATGAAGTAGTACTTCCATAATATATGAATTGATTGATTTTAGTAAACAAATGTAACCTGGGGTGAAAAAAGATGTATGCTTATTAGTCCTCGATATTGTGGTAAATGTCAAACCTTATTCCATACAAATGTATAGAGGAGTGGAATGCTTAGAGAGCCACTAAGACATAAGAATAATTCAATCTTTCAATTTTGGCTTTGTTATCAAGAGGTTATATGAAAAGTCATCTTGTATAAGTTAAATGCTTATCAAGAAATAATGTCTAATGTAACAATTGTCTTGAAGTTGGGTCAAAGAGGGAGGGATTCCATAATGTTTATTAGTGTCTCTTTCATCAAAGCCTTCTACGTCACATTATTAAATTTCTTATTGCATACAAATGAACGGAGGGAGTGGGATACTACTTGCTCTCTGAGAAACAAGGAGGCATCATAATAGAACCATTCAATCCTCCAGTATTGGTTTTGTTATCAATAGGTTGtatgaaaatttattttgcatGGGTTAAAAGATTATCAAGAAATAGTGTCTAATGTAACAATTATCTTCAATTTGGGCCAAAGAGAGATTCCATAACATAAGTTGGTACCTCTTTCATCAAAGCTTCCTATCAAAGGTCACCAACAAGAATGATAGAGTAGCCACCAAGTGGCATCATGTTTTGTTAAGGAAGTTTAGAAAAAGTCATTATATTTAAGTGGTTAATGTGAACATGCTTGAAGTCCATTTGCAACTCATCAATATCTATCTTTCAAGAGGTTTCATGTCCTTTACAAGGATGTAGAAGCCAATGTAAATGGATAACACTCTGAAGTTGAAAGTTTCAACCATAATTAGTATAAGAAAACACAAAAGTGAGTGATTAGTCCCTTCCTAcaaagaaaatgtaaaactaatATTATTTTATTAGATCACAACAACAAAAGTGTTTAGGAATACTGAACACACCTTAACATTCTTTGAAATTTATATACTCTCCTTTATAGGACACACATATTGCATACAACAATCAATGTCACCATGTGCCACTACACATTGTTTATGCACCACTATGCATGGCTTCACATAGCTTTATACACAAAGTTGGTAAATTTTCTAGAAAATTTATATGTATGTGGATTTCTTTAGTCATGGAATGGAATGACatttgttaggaatctcaattaaCAAATTTGGCCCTAGAATGAATCCTAGACATCATTAATCTCAATTGATAGGTAGCTAGAAGGTTGACATTTGAGTATGATTAATTACAACTACTTCTCATTTATAATTTTAATGTAATATACATATTCATTTGTATATTCACATTGGTAGTAATACATTCATAATTAAATAGTTATAGACAAACCAATTTGATGTGTTAACCCCTTTTTAGTCATAGGAAATCACATTGTATGTTGTATTATTTGTAACATGGGTTATTGTGTTGTATTCATTTATGATCACAAATTTAGAATATTATGCATATTTTCTAAAGTCTTCTTCTTGCATATCTTGATTGTGTTTTGGTTTACTAATCTATTGTTTCCAATTGCATTATCCATAAACCCATCTTTCTCATGATAAGATATTTTCAATATCACCTAAGCTCTAGATCTTTGATATTAGAGAAATGCTTCTCACATGCTTAACAACTATTCCCATGAAACACCAAAGACCTTCCAAGCTACGAGTTACACTAAGCATCTTGAAATTCAAAGGAAATATCAATATTACAATATTGGATAATtggaaatgtatttattttttagtCACTTTACAAATATAGAGAAGATTTCATTTGTAGCATTGAAGATGTTCGTTTGATACCCATTGATGGGATAAACACAATGTGTCACATGAAAAGGATTGTGATTTAATTTGGACATGTGATTCTTCATATAACTGGTAAGAACAGATTTTTTCATGATTGACACAATAATTGGGCTTACATCTAGTATTCAATAAGGAATTCCTCAAGCCATACTTTCCTCCTCTTCTTGAGAAAACTTGTTAAGACAATCCTTTAAACTTGGATTCTAAGAATGTGTGCAATTTTCtacaagggtaagtgcaccaagatgtgcTACCAAAAGgtggtcttaagatgccacttttttcttaAATTAGCAAAGTTTTAACTACAAGAAATCAAAGATAGTTATCCTCAAAATTTGTAGATGCaagaagaacaagagttgtagtgctccaAATCTAGTTTCTAAACCACCAATTTATTCTGAAAATTTTGAAGATTAAGGGCTCcaaaaagggggagcacacaaagtggtcctattttttgtcaagaaaacataacatagcatctagtATGCTCCCCCTAAAATGCtaatattttttttagaatttcaaaaatcacttcagtgagaaattagatAAAACCAAGTAGTTTAAATGCCAGATTATTAGCTAGATTTTTTAGCAAGTATATGATTtcttactaatttttgaagtggacacatcctgaaaaatagaaatttgagtggGCTCCCCCttaaaattattgaaaactaattaacaaacaaaaacaaaaaaaattaatacatgtagaatggagtctagtttctaagtATGTTATTTGTTCCAAAATTGGATGAAtgagtaaaaaactatacccaaaataacgcatgttggtttttgaaaaaaaacacTGACACACTAgttaacaaaataaattaaagatgaaaatcttaactaaataaaaatttgaaaaaactatATGGTTAGATAGCTAAGATAGAGCTTAATGTCATTGtggtatttttattattttcattgaaACACATAGAAActtgatggagagcacgaccaaaaatatgtgaaacattttTTTTGTCATAAAAGCACATCATTGGCATGCAATGGTCATCCAAAATGTTAGGTTGGattcccaaggcaaatccaacccaaagggttggttcTTCCCAATGAAAAACATTTGGTGAGTGTCAAATATGGCACTCATTGAATGTGTTGCATTGGATAATTATCTTGGCTTTCTCTCTCTCGAGTACCTTTATTAAATGCTGCAAACTCAAGTCAATCTCAATCtttctcacctctctctcctctaTAGGTCTCTACCATACTCTCTATCTTGCCTTCCCTCCTTACACCCATCTATATCCTACCTCCCTCcttctctttccatctctctccttctcttattgTTTCTATCCTCTCTCTTTTTGCATTCTCTCAATCACTACCTATCCCTCCCATCCTCTCTATCCCCcaatctctaggtctctccctccctccctccctctttacctTAGTAACTCTCCCTCcttgtatcattacccacctcactctctccctctatctctacccCTAGATCTATAACATCTCTCTCCCCAAGTTCTACgcctctcacctctatatctctcccctctctatttatttccctccctctctacttctctccccctctaggtatgtcACCTCTTTATCTTTCCCCTCTCTAGTTCTAtctttccctctccacctctctctctatctattctTACCCATCTCCCA is part of the Cryptomeria japonica chromosome 10, Sugi_1.0, whole genome shotgun sequence genome and harbors:
- the LOC131065419 gene encoding 11S globulin seed storage protein Ana o 2.0101, whose amino-acid sequence is MYNQCSVRNPMEKNMRALVLLFLCCWSLAEVVNGQQQQQREGQMQQQQSCRTQHLSAQQPYETIRSEGGTIELSTRQDNDELDCAGVEFIRETVERDCLALQRFSNVPEIRYVVEGQGWLGVVFPGCPETFRRSPFEEEGECQRRRGGEGRGRGERGRGGEGEEEQRGRGREEECSRHERERAREESSQKIRRVRRGDVVAIYAGVAYWWYNDGDTPLRTVAIADASNHQNQLDKRYRPFFLAGSSATRERRERQGEGQRYGGNVLAGFDPNMLAEALGVRRQVVIDIQENNRESGLIVRVNEPLRPRPGRGAPQFFNTFVEDSEEDEREGVNPGGLHQFYCNMRLRHNADRPDDADVFVRDGGRLNTVNRFKLPALTHLNLAAERGVLRPGAMFAPSWVACHAILYATRGDARIQVVENRGRRVFDGRVQEGQFLVIPQFYAVMKRAGDQGFDWITFTTCHSPIRSSFTGRNSVLKAMPQEVVMNAYNISMREAHELRWNREHEFLILPPRGSRRESEE